From Cheilinus undulatus linkage group 18, ASM1832078v1, whole genome shotgun sequence, the proteins below share one genomic window:
- the LOC121526795 gene encoding akirin-2-like has translation MACGATLKRTMDFDPLMSPTSPKRRRCIPVSPSSTSSSPRKYLSMEPSPFGESSSTLSAEQILNSIKQEYKRIQKRKHLDGGFQPSECCYSPESPSQSSTLNVSSMPGASSGGVSPSRKEQPLFTLRQVGMICERLLKEREEKVREEYEETMTSKLAEQYDTFVKFTHDQLMRRFGEQPASYVS, from the exons ATGGCGTGTGGAGCCACCCTGAAGAGGACCATGGATTTTGATCCCCTGATGAGTCCTACGTCCCCAAAAAGACGAAGATGTATCCCTGTGTCCCCCTCGTCCACGTCCTCATCCCCTAGGAAGTATCTTAGCATGGAGCCCTCGCCATTTGGGGAATCATCGTCAACACTTAGTGCAG AACAAATCCTCAACAGCATCAAGCAGGAGTACAAACGCATTCAAAAGAGGAAGCATCTAGATGGAGGCTTCCAGCCGTCAGAGTGCTGCTATTCTCCAGAGTCCCCATCCCAGTCGTCTACTTTGAATGTTTCCAGCATGCCAG GAGCGTCTTCTGGAGGCGTTTCTCCTTCTAGAAAAGAACAGCCATTATTCACCCTCAGACAAGTTGGAATGATTTGTGAACGCCTGCTGAAAGAAAGGGAAGAGAAGGTGCGGGAGGAGTATGAGGAGACGATGACCTCAAAACTGGCAG AGCAATACGACACCTTTGTGAAGTTCACACATGATCAGTTAATGCGACGATTTGGAGAGCAACCTGCAAGCT aTGTTTCCTGA
- the LOC121526440 gene encoding cannabinoid receptor type 1B-like, which translates to MKSSLHRIAGTTVSTLTTGVQYLGSNDASYDDPSSVDSALIKNRLHFDKPPSLSNSFLQGFVPGSKEVIIGGLPSVLPTNVTDFLLNGSSVESGGTVQCGEDMVDNMECFMILTPGQQLAIAILALTLGTFTVLENLMVLCVILHSQTLRSRPSYHFIGSLAVADLIGSIIFVYSFLDFHVLHRKDTPNVFLFKLAGVIASFTASVGSLFLTAIDRYISIHRPMAYKRIVTKTKAVIAFSLMWTISIIISLLPLLGWNCKRLNSVCSDIFPLIDEKYLMFWIGMTSILVLFIIYAYMFILWKSHNHAVRMLSRTSQRSVIVYTAEGTKVQTVRPEQARMDLRLAKTLVLILVALIICWGPLLTIMFYDIFGKVNDFIRTMFAFCSMLCLLNSTVNPVIYAMRSKDLRRAFLNICHVCRGASQSLDNSAESDWNSRSVRSTAGGAGRDGVSSVKARAKVAQVSVSGGNDTSTAAAV; encoded by the coding sequence ATGAAGTCTTCTCTGCACAGGATAGCAGGCACCACAGTGAGCACGCTAACAACAGGTGTCCAGTATCTGGGCTCAAATGATGCCAGCTATGACGACCCCTCCTCCGTGGACTCTGCtctgattaaaaacagattaCACTTTGATAAACCTCCTTCGCTCAGTAACTCCTTTCTCCAAGGGTTTGTCCCTGGAAGTAAAGAGGTCATCATCGGTGGCCTCCCCAGTGTTCTCCCCACCAACgtgactgacttcctgttgaaTGGCAGCTCAGTTGAGAGCGGAGGGACGGTACAATGTGGGGAGGACATGGTGGACAACATGGAGTGTTTTATGATTCTGACTCCCGGGCAGCAGCTTGCAATCGCCATCTTGGCACTCACATTGGGAACATTCACAGTCTTGGAGAATCTCATGGTGCTGTGTGTGATTTTACACTCGCAGACGCTTCGTTCTCGCCCCTCCTATCACTTCATTGGCAGCCTGGCGGTGGCTGACCTCATAGGCAGCATCATTTTTGTCTACAGCTTCCTGGACTTTCACGTCCTCCATAGGAAGGACACTCCTAATGTTTTCCTCTTCAAGCTGGCCGGGGTCATCGCCTCTTTCACCGCCTCTGTAGGTAGTTTGTTTCTCACTGCCATCGACCGCTACATCTCCATTCACAGGCCCATGGCGTACAAACGTATCGTCACAAAGACAAAAGCAGTCATCGCCTTTAGTTTGATGTGGACCATCTCTATCATCATCTCACTGCTGCCTCTGCTCGGGTGGAACTGCAAGCGCCTCAACTCTGTCTGCTCAGACATTTTCCCACTCATCGATGAAAAGTACCTGATGTTCTGGATTGGTATGACCAGTATCTTGGTGCTCTTCATCATCTACGCCTACATGTTCATCCTCTGGAAGTCCCACAACCATGCAGTCCGCATGCTGAGCCGCACCTCTCAGAGGAGTGTGATCGTCTACACTGCAGAGGGGACTAAAGTGCAGACAGTCAGGCCCGAGCAGGCCCGCATGGACTTGCGTCTTGCTAAAACCCTGGTTCTGATCCTGGTGGCTCTCATCATCTGCTGGGGCCCACTTCTCACCATCATGTTTTACGACATCTTCGGGAAGGTGAACGACTTCATCAGGACCATGTTTGCCTTCTGCAGCATGCTGTGCCTGCTCAACTCCACCGTCAACCCTGTGATCTACGCCATGAGGAGCAAAGACCTGCGCAGGGCCTTCCTCAACATCTGCCATGTGTGTCGGGGAGCATCACAGAGTCTGGACAACAGCGCCGAGAGTGACTGGAATAGCAGGAGCGTGAGAAGTACAGCAGGTGGGGCGGGGAGAGATGGGGTCTCCTCTGTAAAGGCTCGAGCAAAAGTAGCCCAGGTTTCTGTTTCAGGAGGGAATGACACTTCTACTGCAGCAGCAGTCTAA